Proteins from one Gemmatimonadaceae bacterium genomic window:
- a CDS encoding DNA polymerase ligase N-terminal domain-containing protein, producing the protein MAARKRSSGSLIEYKRKRDFTKTAEPAGTAGTRSKHTLRFVIQKHAASHLHFDFRLELDGVMKSWAVPKGPSYDPGTRRLAMQVEDHPIEYNTFEGTIPKGQYGGGTVMLWDRGTYEPEGGGGEDALRDGYERGDLKFIMHGKRMRGGWVLVRMRRDENGKAQWLLIKHRDDDADAEYDVVSDVMTSVTTGRTMEQITSGRSRVWNSNRESDDEPPAKKTARRKSAAKKTAAAPRKRSKSARPKSATKHSAKRGTRRGAKRGAKRGVKRGVKRGVKRAGRKV; encoded by the coding sequence ATGGCGGCTCGCAAACGGTCCAGCGGTTCATTGATCGAATACAAGCGCAAGCGCGACTTCACCAAGACGGCGGAGCCCGCGGGAACAGCCGGCACGCGATCGAAGCACACGCTTCGCTTCGTCATCCAGAAGCACGCGGCGAGTCATCTGCATTTCGACTTTCGTCTCGAGCTTGACGGCGTGATGAAGAGCTGGGCCGTGCCGAAAGGGCCGAGCTACGATCCCGGCACGCGTCGGTTGGCGATGCAAGTGGAGGATCATCCGATCGAGTACAACACCTTCGAAGGCACCATTCCGAAGGGACAGTACGGCGGCGGCACGGTGATGCTGTGGGATCGCGGCACGTATGAACCCGAGGGCGGAGGCGGCGAAGATGCGCTGCGCGACGGCTACGAGCGCGGCGATCTCAAGTTCATCATGCACGGCAAGCGCATGCGTGGCGGATGGGTGTTGGTGCGCATGCGACGCGACGAGAACGGCAAGGCGCAGTGGCTGTTGATCAAACATCGCGACGACGACGCGGACGCCGAGTACGACGTCGTGTCGGATGTGATGACGTCGGTCACCACGGGCCGCACGATGGAGCAGATCACGAGCGGGCGGAGCCGCGTGTGGAACAGCAATCGTGAATCGGACGACGAGCCGCCGGCGAAAAAAACCGCGCGACGAAAATCCGCGGCGAAAAAGACGGCGGCGGCTCCGCGAAAAAGGAGCAAGAGCGCGCGACCGAAGAGCGCCACGAAACACAGTGCCAAACGCGGCACGAGGCGCGGTGCCAAGCGCGGTGCCAAGCGCGGTGTCAAGCGCGGTGTCAAGCGCGGTGTCAAGCGCGCGGGCCGAAAAGTGTGA